Proteins from a single region of Campylobacter lari:
- a CDS encoding glucosaminidase domain-containing protein gives MKLIIILLSSFLFLKAEFIAGFDKHYYALSIKEKREVFIKKINALLDVSFKEIENEKEFIDIFFEEALKSNFRKLNSNAVQKLWFLKEKYRVKNLYDHKEYQLRIQKVPKSLAIAQAIIESATGTSRFAKEANNLFGEWTWGEKGLIPKERSEGKTHKIRIFDTLQESVDSYLLNLNRHDAYKEFRAWRWDAINQNEKLDGKEAASHLEKYSEIKSNYTKLIISIINQHKLDELD, from the coding sequence TTGAAGCTGATTATAATTTTACTTAGTAGTTTTTTATTTTTAAAAGCTGAATTTATAGCAGGTTTTGATAAACATTATTATGCTTTAAGTATAAAAGAAAAGCGTGAAGTTTTTATCAAAAAAATCAATGCTTTGTTAGATGTTTCTTTCAAAGAAATTGAAAATGAAAAAGAATTTATAGATATTTTTTTTGAGGAAGCTTTAAAGAGTAATTTTAGAAAACTAAATTCTAATGCTGTGCAAAAACTATGGTTTTTAAAAGAAAAATATCGCGTTAAAAATTTATACGATCACAAGGAATACCAACTGCGTATCCAAAAGGTTCCAAAATCTTTAGCCATAGCCCAAGCAATTATTGAAAGCGCAACTGGCACAAGTCGTTTTGCTAAAGAAGCAAATAATTTATTTGGAGAATGGACTTGGGGTGAGAAAGGTTTGATTCCAAAAGAAAGAAGTGAAGGTAAAACTCATAAAATTCGTATATTTGATACCTTGCAAGAAAGTGTGGATTCATACTTGCTAAATTTAAATCGTCATGATGCTTATAAGGAATTTAGAGCTTGGCGGTGGGATGCTATAAATCAAAATGAAAAACTTGATGGTAAAGAAGCGGCAAGTCATTTGGAAAAATATTCAGAGATTAAAAGTAATTATACTAAGCTTATTATTTCTATCATAAATCAACATAAGCTTGATGAGTTAGATTAA
- a CDS encoding ATP-binding protein, whose protein sequence is MKSLQFFYDNYPKFQKFDERKIQIQTHKNIIIKGGFASGKKNLILNFLSLYKSENILFIDCDDLKFQASALVNLNSFLTYNPQIKFLALCNFAHDFDFASLKHLNLQIIISVCDSNFHLDYFEELHLDYLDFEEFLSLNKKYADTKTMVSYFLHTGRNVILNHNFNTNSSYLRSFYTPLELTILKQIALELGNEFSVNELLKTLKNSIKISKDTLYKSIEKLESNYTLYFVKNLEKNLKKVYFWDFSLKNSLSIQKDFSALFENLILSELFKFEQEIFYTKYFDFYLPSLKNAFLCSPFKDKDLLSLKVKKILSKNQLALSTIYIITLSQRDEFFIEGVRVMILPFDEWALGN, encoded by the coding sequence AAAGAAAAATTCAAATTCAAACCCATAAAAACATCATTATAAAAGGTGGTTTTGCAAGTGGTAAGAAAAATTTAATTTTAAATTTTTTATCTTTGTACAAAAGTGAAAATATACTTTTTATCGATTGTGATGATTTGAAATTTCAAGCAAGTGCTTTGGTAAATTTGAATTCGTTTTTAACCTATAATCCACAGATTAAATTTTTAGCACTTTGCAACTTTGCTCATGATTTTGACTTTGCCAGTTTAAAACACCTTAATTTGCAAATCATAATAAGCGTTTGTGATAGCAATTTTCATTTAGATTATTTTGAAGAACTTCATTTAGATTATTTAGACTTTGAAGAATTTTTAAGCTTAAACAAAAAATACGCTGACACTAAAACCATGGTAAGTTATTTTTTACATACAGGACGCAATGTGATTTTAAATCACAACTTTAACACAAACTCATCATACTTAAGAAGTTTTTACACTCCATTAGAGCTTACTATACTCAAACAAATTGCCTTGGAACTTGGGAATGAATTTAGCGTTAATGAGCTATTAAAAACACTAAAAAACAGTATAAAAATTTCCAAAGATACCTTATATAAAAGCATAGAAAAACTAGAATCAAACTACACTTTGTATTTTGTAAAAAATCTTGAAAAAAATTTAAAAAAAGTATATTTTTGGGACTTTTCACTAAAAAATTCTCTAAGCATACAAAAAGACTTTAGTGCTTTGTTTGAAAATTTGATTTTAAGCGAGTTGTTTAAATTTGAACAAGAAATTTTTTATACCAAATATTTTGATTTTTACTTACCAAGTCTTAAAAATGCATTTTTATGCTCGCCCTTTAAAGATAAAGATTTACTTAGTTTAAAAGTCAAAAAAATACTTAGTAAAAACCAACTTGCACTTTCGACTATTTATATCATCACGCTTTCACAAAGAGATGAGTTTTTCATAGAAGGGGTGCGTGTGATGATTTTACCTTTTGATGAGTGGGCTTTAGGAAATTAA